From a single Lolium rigidum isolate FL_2022 chromosome 7, APGP_CSIRO_Lrig_0.1, whole genome shotgun sequence genomic region:
- the LOC124672275 gene encoding ribosome-recycling factor, chloroplastic-like, with protein MALHAVSPAPAASPPRALSSARIPQRPGCGCLSNRSSLLSFSTNFMNLHSGAVGFFSVPLVLQHSDKRAVLRHATIEEIEAEKSIIEDQAKEKMEKALETMQTNFNTVRTGRANPSMLDRIEVEYYGTPVNLKSIAQINTPDASSLLIQPFDKSCLKLIEKAIVAANIGVTPSNDGEVIRVTVPPLTSDRRKEMAKTVAKLSEEGKVAIRNIRRDAIKAYDKLEKEKKLSEDNKKDLSADLQKITDEYMKKVEALQKAKEQELSKV; from the exons ATGGCGCTCCACGCCGTCTCCCCCGCGCCGGCGGCCTCCCCGCCCCGCGCCCTCTCCTCTGCCCGCATTCCTCAGCGCCCAG GTTGTGGTTGTCTCTCAAATCGATCATCCCTATTGAGTTTCTCTACAAACTTCATGAACCTTCATTCTGGAGCAGTGGGCTTCTTCAGTGTGCCGCTGGTTCTTCAACACTCTGACAAGAG AGCAGTTTTGAGGCATGCCACTATTGAAGAAATCGAGGCAGAAAAATCAATCATTGAAGACCAAGCT AAAGAAAAGATGGAGAAGGCACTTGAAACAATGCAAACTAACTTCAATACCGTGAGGACTGGGCGGGCAAACCCGTCTATGCTTGACAGGATTGAG GTTGAGTACTATGGTACTCCTGTGAACTTGAAGAGCATTGCACAGATAAATACTCCAGATGCGTCTTCTCTTCTTATCCAGCCATTTGACAAATCTTG CCTCAAGCTCATTGAGAAAGCTATAGTTGCTGCAAATATTGGGGTAACACCAAGCAATGATGGAGAAGTGATACGAGTCACTGTCCCACCATTGACATCTGACCGCAGAAAG GAAATGGCAAAAACCGTAGCTAAACTATCCGAAGAAGGCAAG GTTGCAATAAGAAACATAAGAAGAGATGCGATCAAAGCTTACGATAAACTAGAGAAG GAAAAGAAACTTTCTGAAGATAACAAGAAGGATTTATCAGCTGATCTACAA AAAATTACAGACGAGTACATGAAAAAGGTTGAAGCCCTCCAAAAGGCGAAGGAACAG GAACTGAGCAAAGTTTAG